One Candidatus Nitrotoga arctica genomic window, TTAGCGCTTGTAATAAATAACGGAATTAATTATGTGTGGAATAATCGGGGCAATAGCGCAGCGCAATGTCGTTCCTATTCTTTTACAAGGGCTGCAACGCCTGGAATATAGGGGTTATGACTCAGCTGGATTGGTGGTCGTCGAGAACAATGAGTTGCAACGCATTCGCAGCACCGGACGCGTTGCGGAATTAACCACACGAAGCGCTGCTACCAGCGGTCATATCGGTATTGCCCATACGCGTTGGGCCACTCACGGCGTGCCCAGCGAACGTAACGCGCACCCGCACTTGAGCAGCAATCTCATTGCCGTAGTGCACAATGGCATTATCGAAAACTACGAAGAGCTACGCACGCGCCTGACGGCGCAAGGCTCCGTATTTACATCCGACACTGACAGCGAAGTCATTGCACATCTTATTAATAGCTACTATGCGCGCGGCAATAGCTTGTTGGTTGCAACTCAGGCGGCGCTTGCGGAATTGGTGGGCGCTTATGCTATTGGGGTAGTGGCAGCGGACAATCCGAGCCAGCTAATTTGTGCGCGCAAGGGTAGCCCGCTATTGTTGGGAGTGGGAATTGACGAGCATTTCATCGCATCGGATGTATCAGCGCTGTTGCCGGTGACAAAAAATGTGGTGTATCTGGAAGAGGGCGACGTGGCCGAAGTAAGTTTGCACGGTTACCGGATTTTCGATGCTAAGGGCCAAGCGGTGGAACGTCCGGTACACGTCAGTAAACTGTCTAACGCAAGCATGGAGCTGGGCGAATATCGTCACTACATGCAGAAGGAAATTCACGAGCAGCCGCAAGCGCTCGCGGACACGTTGGAAGGAGTATGTAACAGCCAGTCGCTGATACCCGGCATTTTCGGTGCCGAGGCCGCTGCTGCGTTCGAACAAGTTGAAAGCATCCTTATTCTCGCTTGCGGCACCAGCCACCATGCGGGGCTAGTGGCGCGCTACTGGCTCGAAGAAATTGCCGGCATTCCATGTACCGTGGAAATCGCCAGCGAATATCGCTATCGCGTAAGCGTGCCCAATCCCAAGTCGCTAGTCGTTACTATTTCTCAATCGGGTGAAACCGCCGATACTCTGGCTGCGCTCAACCATGCTAAGGCATTGGGTCACCCACATACTCTTTCCATCTGCAATGTACCGGAAAGCGCGCTGGTCAGGCTCTCCAAGCTACATTTCCTGACGCGTGCAGGGCCGGAAATTGGTGTCGCCTCAACCAAGGCATTTACTACACAATTAGCGGCTTTGTTCCTGCTTACTCTGGTTCTCGCCAAGCAGCGGGGAAGGTTGAGTGCAGAAAAAGAACAGCGCCACTTACATGCGCTACGCCATTTGCCCAGCGCGGTTCAGTTGGTATTGAAACTTGAACCTGATATTGCGCAGATGGCCGAGCGTTTTACCGACAAGCGCCATGCCCTGTTCCTAGGGCGTGGACTGCACTATCCTATCGCACTGGAAGGTGCACTTAAGCTAAAGGAAATATCTTACATTCACGCTGAAGCTTACCCCGCTGGTGAATTAAAGCACGGGCCACTAGCCTTGGTGGACAAGGACATGCCGGTTATTGCCGTTGCTACTAACGATGCAT contains:
- the glmS gene encoding glutamine--fructose-6-phosphate transaminase (isomerizing), with product MCGIIGAIAQRNVVPILLQGLQRLEYRGYDSAGLVVVENNELQRIRSTGRVAELTTRSAATSGHIGIAHTRWATHGVPSERNAHPHLSSNLIAVVHNGIIENYEELRTRLTAQGSVFTSDTDSEVIAHLINSYYARGNSLLVATQAALAELVGAYAIGVVAADNPSQLICARKGSPLLLGVGIDEHFIASDVSALLPVTKNVVYLEEGDVAEVSLHGYRIFDAKGQAVERPVHVSKLSNASMELGEYRHYMQKEIHEQPQALADTLEGVCNSQSLIPGIFGAEAAAAFEQVESILILACGTSHHAGLVARYWLEEIAGIPCTVEIASEYRYRVSVPNPKSLVVTISQSGETADTLAALNHAKALGHPHTLSICNVPESALVRLSKLHFLTRAGPEIGVASTKAFTTQLAALFLLTLVLAKQRGRLSAEKEQRHLHALRHLPSAVQLVLKLEPDIAQMAERFTDKRHALFLGRGLHYPIALEGALKLKEISYIHAEAYPAGELKHGPLALVDKDMPVIAVATNDALLEKLKSNLQEVRARGGELYVFADAGTRFHSSEGVHLMQMPEHAGYLSPILHTIALQLLAYYVALQKGTDVDKPRNLAKSVTVE